A segment of the Populus nigra chromosome 12, ddPopNigr1.1, whole genome shotgun sequence genome:
GGACTTCCCTTTAGTTTTGTACAAATTCCACACACGATACACTTGTTCTTTATTCCCAACAGCAGtatataaagagagaagagTTTCACAAGCAAACCTTGCTGACTTACCACTGATTAGTTGTTCTGATCTCCACAACATTGTCAAAGTTTTATCAATTAGGCCAGCTTTCAAGTAACCATTCGCTGCAACAACATAAGCATACCAGTCAATGCTGACAAGAGGATCTGCTTCCATCTTCATCAAAATTTTCTTGACTTCCTCAATGTTGGAAGTGGCTACATAAGCATTCAACAAAATCTTGTATGTGATATTGCTAAAACAAATGCCCCACTTTTCCATCTCTTGCATTAATACCTGTATTTTCTCATATTTCCCCATCTGATAATAGAGGTTTAGCATTACATTATAAGACAGCACATTTCTTACAAACCCCATCTCCCTCATTTTTCGCATTGTGGCCTCCGCTTCCTCCAAATGTTTATTGTGCGCATAGCAGTTTAAAAGAGCACCATAAACCTCCAAGCCTCTCAAACTCTCAGGAACGCTATTAAAATATGTCACAGCTTGTTCCAAGCCATGAACTTTCGAGATTAAATCCAGTCGAACTGCAACATCTCCGGGTGATAAATTATGCCCCCTTTGGTCACTCATCCATTGTGATATCtaacacaaaacaaaatactTAAACAAATTCCAAGGGAACCAAAAAATTTAGGATGTTATACTAAATATCAAACATTTAGCTACTTGATTAAGTGGAAAAATCAGTTTCAAAATACTACTATAGCCTGCACAAAACTTTCAACTAAAGCTATAAGGCTACTCAACGATCTtttcaacaaaaactaaaacaattacCAATTTGCAATGAAACCCAGAAATTCAATAGCCATAAAAGACAGATTGAATCTATGCAAAGCATCAAATGCAGATTTAACAATCAATAACTAAATGGGCACaagcaaaaacactaaaataagtagataaaagagagagagacctgAAGAGCGTGGCTAAAACGATGGATTTTACGGAGTTTTCTGATGAAGTGTTTGAGGTCACTATTTGTAACCACTTGGCCTTCTTGAACCCATTTTTCTATAACTGGAATAACAGGGACCATCGGATCTTCCACCATAGAGATCCTACGGTTAAGAGAGTGGGATATAGCGGTTATGTCTGTGGAAAAGCAAAGAGCCCTTAAAACTCCATGAATGTGAAGGCATAAACTTGGGTTTGATCGAACAAAGAGACTCATTTCATGGAGCAAAAACAGAGAAATCTTCGAGCTCTTGAGTTGTGGAAGGCTTTTGTTTTGTGGGTTTTAGAAAGGGTTTTATTTGAGTAAAGTACAGTTTAGTCCCTATTCTAGAACACATTATGAATTAGTCCTCCATTTTGAAAACtctataatttaattcatcGACTCTTGCTTACTGTTGtcgtatttaaaatattttggttttcttctaAATTCTTACCATGTtggtttttatatatcaattaaaatcataaaaatgtaCATTTAggatttagaaaaaattatatataaaaaatgtttacaAGAGACTAAGATATAGCCTTATAGGTTTTAAAAAGGAGTGAATTGTAATTGAATTGACAATCCAGGGACCAAggaatcaaaactataaaaatacttaaaaacaaGTCAATTAAGTccaataattaaaatctaaaaaataataaaattatatcaaaattaatcaaattattaaatcatagcctttatttatatatatatatggaatcaTTAGTTATTGCCTTAAATATTATCTTTGACTCTCTTAGAtgaataaatattcaaaaaaaattgttgttccGTTGACCagtatgaatattaatttttgttaattttttagagtttatcaagaattttcaattatattactaaatatcagtaatcaaaataaaaagaattaagaaatagttttagattttgatttatcaagaaatatttttctaacCATTAACTATTTAAAGAATCCATGAAAATAttgattattaaatatatagtaCGATACCAAGAAAACTAATAATCAAATATatgtaaagaaaaacatataactctataaatgtaataaaacattttagtatcttgttcattaaaaaataattcattaataatttccaataatgaaaaaaaggagATATATAACaacattttcaacttttttttcattatttttagtaatttttcctCGATAGCAATAGTTTTTATTCGAATATTATTCCTACATAGCATTTGATTGGGTTCTAAACTCTtggaatttttctttaatttttactttcgttttaatatttttataaattgatatacACTTGCAATGTAGGTGTAGAAAACACTAGTGGAGTAAAGATTTAACTTCCAAAGTTGCAGTGTGTCTCATTCTTGATACAGCACAATCTGAGAAGCTTCTGAGCCTCTTGTTGTAGTGGAGCTTCTGTTTCAGGAGTCTTGCTCCATAGCAATGGTCATGCTGAACTGGTGAGCATCTCACATGGCAATAATGACCTGTGTCATTGTGTCGCAGAGTTGACAGACATCATGTCTCTCGCAGCGGTGGCGAGTCTAAAGCCAAGCTGAAGGCCGCAGCACCTTTACGAATTGCTCTAACCCATGTTTTGCGTAGGCATCCACCACAAGGTTACAGTTCAAAGCATAACTTAGCAAACAAGTAGATAAAGGATTTTGCTGATGAAAGCTTGTACAAATCTTTCCATTTTCCAGTTTAACCCAATCCACTCGTTCGGAGAGTTATTTATTCTACAGCAGATGTTCCCAGAATACCTCTAGCGGAGAGGATTTACTATCAGCCTATTTTGGAAATTAATCTATCTGATGCAGAAGGGAAGAACTTGCATCAGTATTTCAATTCCTGATCAAGTTTGTGTCAAGAACTCGTTTCCTGATCAAGTTCAACCAAGAGGGtagaccaaaaaatatatatgcattataatCTTAAACTTGGTTCTGATATTTATCATAGTGATCTTGACGATCTTCGACATTTATCACATTCTCTTGCTGGGATATGTACAAGAGCATGTCAGGCCACAGAAGTTAAAAAGGAGACCTCAGCTAGAAAGCTAATAAGCTAGTTGTTTGACAACAGATTAttttctctgttttgtttttgataaatcaaAATTCAGAAATGAATGTACTCAAAATCCAAATTCAATACATGTCTTTAATTCATCATAAATAGCTGGTTTGAAATGACAATGCTCCATGACTAACTTGGAAAGCTCTTCTGCTGCTTCCCACAACTCCCTGGCATTTCAGACATGCAGCAAAAGCCTTAGTATTCGGCTTCCATTCTGGTGTACTTATTGAAATTGCTTTCTTCATTGTTTCGGCTGCTTTCACCATATGACCAGCAACACAGTATCCAGCTGCTAAATGAACAAATGAGTCTGCATTGAGCTCCATCCCACTACTCTCTACTATCCTTACAAATGCCTCATCCTTTTCCCAAAGACCCTTCTTTGAATAACCAGCAATCATTGCATAAACCATGTCTTCATTGATAACCACTCCTCCCAAACCTCCTCAGCAACATCTTTGCCATCTGACTTCATCAATAAGCTTATCATATGTAGATAGCTTGAATTATTAAAACCAGCTGAATTCTTAAAGAAATTCCAAAAACGATATTGTTCATCCTTACTGCCAGTACCAGCATACAATGAGAGGAGATTCTTATAAGCATATCTTCTCTcattaaacttgattaattgtTCTGATTGCTTCAACATTGTCGAAGTTTTTTCAGTAAAGCTAGCTTTCAAGTAACCCTTCGCTGCAGAAACACAAACTTTCCAGGTGATCCGAGGATCTCTTTCCATTTTCATCAGAAGTTTCTCCATTTTCTCAATATTGGAAGAAACTGCATAAACATTTTCTCAATATTGGAAGAAACTGCCCTTGTCTTCCATCTCCTGCATCAGAATATCTACATCCTCATATTTTCCCATCTTGGAATAGAGGCTTAGCATCCAATTGTAAGACAATGCTTTTGCTAACCCTAGTTCCTTCATTGTCTGCATCATGGCCTCTGCTTTTTCCAAATGCTTATGGTCCACATAGTAGTTTAAAAGAGTATCGCAAAGGTGCATTCTCCGATGGTAAGGAAGgctgtaaaaatatttttctgcttCTTCTAAGCCATGGATTTTAGATATTAAGTCCAGCTGAACCAACATGTCCCCCACTGTTTTTTCATAGCCTCTTTGCCTCATCCTTTCTGATATCTAACACAAAAATGGGATTTAAGAGTTCCAGTTACATAGTCACATTTCTCTGATCAGGGTTCATATAATCAAGTTGATCGATTCCCTCCTACACTTGGATTCACATCTATAATTCTAACACATCAGTATTTAAAACTAGTGGTATTTTCTTCCTTTCACATCCATGGCTGTCCATTTTCATATGGGGAATGCTAGCGGTGCCGAAGCATCAGGCCATGTAGATTGGTAAATACTTTCTACTGTTTCTGCCTTATCATTTTCATATTCTATTTCAAGATAAATATCAAACCTTTAAGTATATATCcactaaaaacaaaatcctcTTCACTTCACAATGGAGCTAAGCACACAAGAAAACCAAAGAGGACGAAGTTTAAGAAAACCACAAGAACAACCCTGGGCAGTCATGAATCATGATCAAGACCAACAAAGTACATCATATTCAACCAATCCATAAGAAAGGTtgcagaaaaaaaatccaaaaccagaATGAGCCGAGATATTTCaggattatgaaaaaaatagctGACAAAAAACTCAGTTTTCTTGGAACCCAGCAACCAAAAATCATTGCCACCTTCAACCACCAAACGCCAATTGAATTTTCCCTGTATTTCCCTTTTGAACCAATCAAGTGTTGTCAGACATGCATAATGCAAAATAACGAGTTTATATGCGAACAGGTGCatgtctctctctgttttttattttttcttttttctttcatttttaaaatataattgaagttTTCAAGTATTATTATATCCACGTTCGAGGTCAAATGTTTGAAGGCTGATTTATGGTCTTTTGATGTTACTGCATTGGAATTATCCCATGGTCGACCTCCTTCGTCTCATTTTCCTCCTTCGAAGTCTTTGGTCATGAAGATAAAGCAGAGGTTTGGGTTCTCTGATTATGATGATGAGAAGCAAAAGAAAGATTTCAAGAACAATAACTTCTCCATAGGTTTTAAAGACATGGTTGCTTCTTGTCTTGATCAAGAACCTTCAAAAAGACCTACTGGTCAACTTTTAGAGTATTCTTTCTTCAGGACCTGTGAAGGATTAGGCTTTTTGTTCAAGAACGTTTTCGATGGGTTGCATAATGCTGAAGAAAGATTCAAAGAAACCAAAGATTTACATTATGGGACATCAAGCCAGATTACTGCTGGTGCTgatattgaagaagaagaagagggtaCTACCTCAGCGGCTCCGGTTGAACAAAGGATCAGTGGCTGGAAATTTAATGAGGATGGATTCGTGCTTGACCCAGTATTCCATAATGAGTCAGAAGATGATCAAGTTGTGAAAGTGGTTCGTTTTAGAGGTGAAACCATTATTCCTAAGCTGGACATAGAATTCAGTAAGTCGTCAGGTGACTTGGAGAGTTTAGTGGGAGGTCATAGACTCATAATGGTTTAAACATGAGTGGAATACAGGGAATTATTGAGGGTTTAGTGGCTCTAAAGAAGACTTTGGATGAGCAGAGGAAGCGACtagtaagttttttaaaaatgaataggCTTAACTCTCAAGTGCATCACTCAAACTGTTAGTTATAGACTTTGCAAAACTGAAATTCTTGAGAATTTTGTTCAGAATCCCAGATATCATTTGATCTTTGCAGCAATTGGTGTCTGATGGGCTCTTAGCTTTGTAATAGGCCGTGGCCTTACCAGATCCTGTGCAAGATATGAAAGGTCGAGATGGCAGAAACAGTAAAGAAGTAATGAAGCTGTTCAAATAGGAAGTACAAACTACAAAGAAATGAAACTACGGTAATTtctaatcaagaaaaagaaaattagaatgCTCTTTTGAAAAGGAATAGAGGTCCTTTGTTAGCCATCATCACTTTAATCAATGTTGGCCATCATCACAAGAAACTTGGAATGTTGTTTCGAAAAAGAAATTCCCGCccaataccataaaaaaaaggtcCTTCAAGCTTACAATCACGTTATTTTCTTTTGTCTCAACCCTAGCTCAACTTATTGTATGTTTTCATGGGAAAACAAGGCATACACCAAGACTGAGTGTGTATTtagtattgcggtagctgttattgttatggtttgaaaaaagttattttataaaaagtatttttaattgaggttggtttgaaaaaataggtgtttgattaaaactgtggtcgaaattgagattgaaaaaaagtagtttaatgtgtttggttaataatgcttttgaaattgaggttataaaataattttaaaaaatatatattaatattgatagtttttaatttaaatattgtatatttaacttttgttattaca
Coding sequences within it:
- the LOC133669335 gene encoding pentatricopeptide repeat-containing protein At2g20710, mitochondrial-like, which produces MSLFVRSNPSLCLHIHGVLRALCFSTDITAISHSLNRRISMVEDPMVPVIPVIEKWVQEGQVVTNSDLKHFIRKLRKIHRFSHALQISQWMSDQRGHNLSPGDVAVRLDLISKVHGLEQAVTYFNSVPESLRGLEVYGALLNCYAHNKHLEEAEATMRKMREMGFVRNVLSYNVMLNLYYQMGKYEKIQVLMQEMEKWGICFSNITYKILLNAYVATSNIEEVKKILMKMEADPLVSIDWYAYVVAANGYLKAGLIDKTLTMLWRSEQLISGKSARFACETLLSLYTAVGNKEQVYRVWNLYKTKGKSLNSSYLCMINSLLKLDDVDGAERIWEEWVSIVKIFDIRIPNVMVSTYSKKGQWEKAEAFAGKIVASGIKIEASTLDRLATGYHVGGQMLKASETIKKAISISQPGWKPNVYTLAACLEYLKGREDVKKIKDLLKILKEHCHLSSVSYDRLNSSIIDKENLCARALDHVEGEDQALTGETPAATEFEDKDSAEI
- the LOC133669719 gene encoding pentatricopeptide repeat-containing protein At2g20710, mitochondrial-like; the encoded protein is MEKLLMKMERDPRITWKVCVSAAKGYLKASFTEKTSTMLKQSEQLIKFNERRYAYKNLLSLYAGTGSKDEQYRFWNFFKNSAGFNNSSYLHMISLLMKSDGKDVAEEKGLWEKDEAFVRIVESSGMELNADSFVHLAAGYCVAGHMVKAAETMKKAISISTPEWKPNTKAFAACLKCQGVVGSSRRAFQVSHGALSFQTSYL